AAACAGCGTAGCCGTTGTTAAGCGCTGGCACAATCGATTATTAACAACCAGCAACTATCAATGATCAGCTATCAACAATCGGGTAAATCTGAGTGATAAGGACGGATTCCTACGGGAACCCACATGAATTTAAACGATACGCGCTCACCCCGATGGCAAGCGCGCAGGGATCTTACAAAGTAAGGTGCTAGAACAGCCCCATCGGCTTATCAGAGTAGCTCACCAACAGGCATTTAGTTTGCTGATAATGTTCCAGCATCATTTTATGGTTTTCACGCCCGATACCAGACTGCTTATAACCCCCAAATGCCGCATGCGCCGGATAGGCATGATAACAGTTGGTCCAAACGCGCCCGGCCTGAATACCGCGCCCCATCCGGTAAGCGATATTACCGTTACGGCTCCACACGCCAGCCCCCAGACCGTATTCCGTATCGTTGGCGATCTCCAGTGCGTCATCCATCGTTTTGAAGGTCGTGACCGCCAGCACCGGTCCAAAAATTTCCTCCTGGAAGACGCGCATACTGTTTTTACCGAACAAGATCGTCGGCTCCAGATAGTATCCTTCCGCCAGCCCACTCGGCATTGCCTTGCGCTGACCGCCCGTGAGCACACGTGCGCCCTCTTTCTTACCGATATCAATATAGTTAAGGATGGTGTCAAGCTGACCTGCGGATACCTGCGCGCCCATCATGGTTTTGCTATCCAGCGGGTTACCGATGCGGATAGCCTCAACGCGCTTGATTGCCCGCTCCATAAAGCGATCGTAGATAGATTCCTGCACCAGCGCGCGGCTCGGACAGGTACAGACCTCGCCCTGATTGAAGGCAAACAGCGTGAAGCCTTCAAGCACTTTGTCAAAGAAGCTGTCTTCCTTGTCCATCACATCGGCAAAGAAGATGTTCGGCGATTTACCGCCCAGCTCCAGCGTTACCGGCGTCACGTTCTGCGCCGCATAGCTCATGATCTGCTGGCCTACCTCGGTCGACCCGGTGAATGCCACTTTCGCAACGCGTTTCGACGTCGCCAGATATTCACCAATTTCGCTGCCCGACCCATTAACGACATTAATAACGCCTGGCGGCAGCAGATCCTGAATCAGTTCCATCAAAATCAACACCGACATCGGCGTCAGTTTGGCGGGTTTCAGCACAATACAGTTACCGGCAGCCAGCGCGGGCGCCATCTTCCAACAGGCCATTAGCAGCGGGAAATTCCAGGGAATAATTTGCCCGACAACGCCGAGAGGCTCATGAAAATGATAAGCCACGGTATCGCCGTCAATTTCGCTAATCCCCCCTTCCTGCGCGCGAATACAGGCCGCGAAATAGCGGAAGTGGTCAATCGCCAGCGGCACATCCGCCCCGCTGGTTTCGCGTATCGGTTTACCATTATCCCAGGTTTCCATCTGCGCCAGTAGCTCAAGATTCTGCTCCATCCGGTCGGCGATTCGGTTAAGCACCAACGCGCGATCCTGAACCGACAGGCCACCCCATTCCGCTTTTGCCTTGTGAGCGGCATCCAGCGCGTGGTCAATATCTCGCGTTGACGAACTGGCCACTTCACACAGCGCTTGACCCGTTACTGGCGTCAAATTGACAAAATACTGACCAGCATCAGGTGGAACCCAGGCTCCGCCGATAAAATTGTCATAGCGTTTTTTCAGATTGAGAGAGCCGTATTCGCCAGACGCGGATCGGCCTTCGAGATTATCGTGCGCCATTTCAGTCTCCTTTTCATTTCCGGGTGAGCGGCCATGCCGCAGTGAAAAAAGAGGCAAACAGTAAACAGTTAAATTAAGCCTATACGGGGTATGGGGTTAGCGACAGGATTCGGCCAGAGAAGAAGGCAACTCTTCGAGTTGACGCACAGTTTCTTACGAGAAAAAGTCGCATCCCTTCAGGCGCGGTGAAATAATACTTTTAATTTCCAGGGTTACTAACATGCAGGTATTTCAGGTGGAAGGGGTTCATTTACCAGCGGATGCCGCCCTTGAAGGCGCAACGCAACATTCAGTCTATCATCCCGATTCGCTGCTGCGGCCACAGTCTGACTGGCTGGCGGAAGAGGTGCCCGTTGCGTTGGTGTATAACGGCATATCGCATGTCGTTATGATGGCCTCACCGAAGGAACTGGAAGAGTTCGCTCTCGGGTTTTCCTTATCTGAAGGCATTATTCAATCACCGGCTGATATCTACGGCATTGATGTACAGGCTGCCTGTAATGGCATCGAAGTACAAATTGAGCTTTCGAGCCGACGCTTCGCGGGGCTAAAAGAACGCCGCCGGGCGATGGATGGTCGCACAGGCTGCGGCGTATGTGGCGTAGAGCAGCTCGCGGAAATCGGCAAACCGCTCGCCCCTCTACCCTTCACACAGACATTTTCCCTTAGCAAACTTGAAAACGCGCTGGTGCGGCTGCGCGATGTGCAGAAGATCGGCCAAGTGACGGGCTGTACTCACGCCGCAAGCTGGGTCGCGCCAGACGGCACGCTGTCCGGGGGAAGCGAAGACGTCGGCCGCCATGTCGCGCTGGATAAACTGCTGGGTACCCGAGCGAAACAGGGGTGGCAGCAAGGCGCAGCGCTGGTTTCCAGCCGAGCCAGCTATGAGATGGTCCAAAAATCCGCCATGTGCGGCGTGGAAATCCTGTTTGCTGTCTCAGCGGCGACCTCGCTGGCTGTGGAGGTCGCACAGCGCTGCAACCTGACGCTGGTCGGTTTTTGTCGGCCGGGGCATGCGACTATCTACACACATCCGCAGCGTCTGAGCGCGTAAGAAACACCGCTAGAGTCACGGCGTTTTGCAGGCGATGGGCATAGATTAATTTGTTTTTACATAGTGCAATAATGACATAAGCGTTTGTTATCATGAAGTAAAGCAATCTGATTCATACCACCCATTCGAGAATAATCATTTTCAATATCATTTAATTAACTATAATGAAGGTATTGCTTACGCGGCACTAACAACACAGCGCCGTAACATTTTTTTTACCATGGAGATGCTAAACATGAGTTATTCACTGCCATCGCTGCCTTATGCTTATGACGCACTGGAACCGCATTTCGACAAAGAAACAATGGAAATTCACCATTCCAAACACCATCAGGCTTATGTCAATAATGCTAACGCCGCGCTGGAATCTCTGCCTGAACTGGCTAAATTGTCTGCTGAAGAGCTGATCGCTCAACTGGATAAAGTTCCTGCGGAGAAAAGAACGGCACTGCGTAACAACGCGGGTGGTCACGTTAACCACAGCCTGTTCTGGAAAGGCCTGAAAGTCGGCACGACGCTGACTGGCGATCTGAAAGCCGCCATCGAGCGTGATTTCGGTAGCGTTGATGCGTTTAAAGAGAAATTTGAGCAAGCAGCAGCAACCCGCTTTGGTTCTGGCTGGGCGTGGCTGGTACTGAAAGACGACGGCAAACTGGCCGTAGTGTCTACTGCAAACCAAGACAGCCCGCTGATGGGTGAAGCTGTTTCTGGTGCGTCTGGCTACCCAATCGTCGGTCTGGACGTATGGGAACACGCTTACTACCTGAAATATCAGAACCTTCGTCCAGCTTATGCTAAAGCGTTCTGGAACGTGTTGAACTGGGACGAAGCCGCTGCCCGTTTCGCTAGCGCAAAAAAATAAAACCGCTGAGTGCCTGATACCATCAGGCCTCTTCTGCGTTTGAATATAAACTGGAATAACAGTCTGTTATTCCAGTTTTTTATTATCCCTCTCTGGACGACGAGCCGCATGTACGCTGGCTATCCTCGCTCATTGGCTCATAAAGTTTCAGAGTAAAGTGCCGATATCTATTGCGGGTTTTTATCATGTTGTTTTGCAGGGATAAGCTCGGTAAGCGGTAATCCGGGATGCTAACACCGCTAATCAAGTGTGCATCAGGATAGTGAATTCGACTCAATACGATATAGTGGTGGGATGTGATGGCTATGAATTTCGATAATCTAAAAGTCGGTAAAAAATTAGGATTGGGTTTTTTCCTGATTCTGCTGATGACCATGGTGATTGCCGGCGCGGGCATTATGCATATTGGCTCGCTGAAAGACAGTATTAATAAAGTTAACTTAAGCAACGATATTAATGATGAAATTAACCAAGCTAAATATTACCGTGCATTATACGGCACCACCTATAATCCTGATGATATAAAAAAGAACGTTGAGCACATTGCCAATGTGAGTAAACTCGCTGAAAAAGCAAAAGAATTTCACTGGCCAGAGAGTGATGCCAAGAAAATAGCCAGCATCCCGGCATTAATTACCAGCTATCAGGAAAAACAAAGTAATTATATTAATGCAGTGGGAAAAAAGGATGCCGTCAGAAAAAGTTGGAATATCTCGACAACAGAAAAACCGCTAGAACAGCTCAACGATCAATTAAAGACGGACAACAACAGCACTACTCTTCAATTATTACTTTCTGACCTGAACCAAAAACTGATTGCCGTCCGCTACCACGTTCGTGGGTTATTACTGTCTACCAATAAAGAATCCGAAGAAAAGCTGACGGATGCCATCAACGCAGCACAAACATCATTGACCTTCCTGTATCAAAGCCTGTCTGCCGAACAGCGTGAAACGCTGTCTCCCGTTCTGGCAATAATGAACAATTATGAAGAACAGGTTCTGGCCTATATGCCGGCCTATGAGGAGGAAATGGCGCAGGCTGGGCAAATGCAGGTTGTCGCCGGACAGTTAAACGACGTAGTTAAATCCCTGCTCAGCGATCAGTTGGCGGCATCGCAGGAAGACATTCGCAATGCCACGCTGCAAATGAGTATCGCCGCGCTGATTACGCTACTGCTTGGTCTGCTGATTTCCTGGTTCATTTCACGCCAAATCACCACACCGCTTGGCAACACATTGAATATGGCTGAGAAAATCGCGACAGGCGATCTCACCATGTCCATCAACACGACGCGTAAGGATGAGCTGGGTCAGTTGATGAGTGCGATGTCGAAAATGAATGACAACCTGCACAATATGATCGATGACATTCGCGTCGGCGTCAGCCAGATTTCTAACGCGTCCAGCGAGATCGTCGCGGGTAACACCGACCTGTCATCACGTACCGAACAGCAGGCCGCTGCCGTTGAGCAAACCGCCGCCAGCATGGAGCAACTCACTGCGACGGTTAAGCAAAACGCGGATAACGCACACCACGCGAACAAGCTGGCAATCAGCGCATCTCAAACCGCAAAACAAGGCGGTGAGCAAGTGAATAACGTGGTGCAAACCATGACGGCGATTGAGAACAGTTCTAAGCGTATCGCGGAAATCACGTCCGTCATCAACAGCATCGCCTTCCAGACCAACATTCTGGCATTGAACGCCGCGGTGGAAGCTGCCCGCGCTGGTGAACAAGGCCGCGGCTTTGCCGTGGTTGCCAGCGAAGTCCGTAGCCTTGCCCAGCGCAGTTCTCAGGCCGCGAAGGAAATCGAAGGCCTGATCTCTGAATCGGTTACTCAGGTATCACGCGGAGCGACGCTGGTTGGCAACGCCGGTAAAACGATGAATGATATCGTCACCTCTATCACGCAGGTGCATGATATCATGGGTGAAATTGCCACCGCATCGGATGAGCAAAGCCGCGGAATCAGCCAGGTTAGCCAGGCGATTGTTGAGATGGACAGCACCACGCAGCAGAACGCCGCACTGGTTGAACAATCCTCTGCCGCTGCCGACTCACTGGAAGAACAGGCAAGACTGCTGAAGCAGGCGGTTTCCGTCTTCCGTCTGGCAAACGCACAGCATGATGACACCCCAGCGGGTATCGCGTTTGCCGACCAAACGCATCGTCTGCACGCACCGCGCTAATATCAACAACCGTACCAAAAACGACAAAGCCCCTGTTAAACAGGGGCTTCATCAACGAATCCATCACCAGCATCGGTCTGCGCAGAGAAGAAACCTCAGAACGGTTTCGACGCGAAGCCTGTCATCTCTTTTAAACCCATCTCGCGCCCCAGTGCCGTCATCGGGTGCACCACCACCAAACCGCGAACGCTTTTCTTCAACGTCCCCATATCAGCTTGCTCTTTTTTAGTAATCGCACGTTTGAAAGGCAGATTCGCCAGTTTCTGTGCTTCTTTGCTGAGCTTCTGTTCTCTCACGTTACGCAGGCGCTCGATTTCAGCCGTTAGCTTCTCGCAGGCCTCCAGATTGAGGGCGATTGCTTCAGCATCACCTTGTTCCAGCAGCGTGGTCTGCTTACGCGTCAGCTTATCCAGTTGGTCGCTAAGGCGCTTGATCTCTGCTTTTTCCTGCTCTTTCATAAAAGATAACCTATATAACGGGAGAATAATGCGGGGCACAGCATACACTATACGCTAAATAATTCGAGTTGCGTGAAGGCGGGAACCGCATGACATGACGCAGTGACGTAATATAGCGGAATGGGATTAAAACGCCTTTTTCAGACTGATTTGCGCAATCAATGTGGTCAGGGATAGCACCAGCGTGGAGCGCACCATCTGCTGATAACGCTGCTGTTGCATACTCACCAAAAGCGGTTCGGCGGCGTCTGCCCCCGGCGGCAAAGCGGGTTCTGTAGGCAACGCCGCAACGCAGTGCAGCTCGCCGATAGGCCCCAGAATTTCATCATCGGTAAAACGGTAATGTCGATCGTCGTGTGCTAGCTCTTCGCCCAGCGCCATTAACAGTTCCGCATCTTCGTACTCTTTACGGCTGATCATTCCCAGGCCATAAATCAGTTTCAGGCGCACGGAAAGGTCGCCCAGCGGGCCCGTTCCCGTCATCAGGGGTTCAACGGCATATTTCACCGCATAGTCATCTTTACGGAACACCTGCAACATCAGGATACTGACCGCTTCAGCTAACAGCTCGACGGCGCAGAGCATAAAGTCGCGCACGGTCTTCCCTGAGTTCAGCGCTTCCAGAACCCGGTTTTCAAACGCCTGTGTTTCTTCCATCGTCACTTCTCGACCCTTTTACCCCGCCCACAGCATCCCCCATCTCGGCAGCATGCTTACCGGCAGGTGTGGCGACATCCTATCCCCGACGTCGCCCGTATACCTTACACCGTGTCGAAAAGACCACACCTGCCTGATGACGAGACACGCCGATTACTGCATGGCGTTATACACATTCACTGCTTGCGCGACAACCTCGCTGTCAGCATCCAGACCAGAAATCTGCACCAGCGCCGCCTGCGGCCCCTGAGTACGGATTAACTCGGCCAGTTCCAGCGCCTGCGGATCCTGTTCACTGCGATAATGCATCGCGGCAGCAATGCCGGTAATCAGGTTGTCATGCGGAAAATGGTATTCCAGCGTACCGAGCAGCGGCTTGATCAAACGGTCGCCTGTACTCAGCTTGCGCAGCGGCTGACGGCCAACGCGCTCTACGTCATCGTGCAGATGCGGGTTTTCAAAGCGGCTGAGAATCTTGTTGATATAGGCCGCGTGTTTCTCCGCATCAAAACCGTAGCGTTTGATGAGCACCGCGCCGCTCTCTTCCATTGCACCTTTGACCACGGCTCTGACTTTCGGGTCGAGAATCGCATCGCGGATCGTCTGATGACGCGCCTGCTGGCCGAGGTAGGCCGTAATCGCATGGCCAGTATTCAGCGTAAAGAGCTTACGCTCGACAAATGCCATCAGGTTGTCGGTCAGTTCCATGCCGGGAATCGCTGGCGGCTCACCGCAGAACTGGGTTTTATCGACAATCCATTCGCTGAAGGTTTCTACCGTCACCGCCAGCACATCGTCACTGCCGGCTTCGGAAGGAGGAACGATGCGATCCACGGCGGAATCCACGAATCCCACATGCTCAACCACCCATTCCTGATGGCCTTCCGGCAGCAGTTTCAACACATGCTGTTTTAACTGGCTGGTGCCACGCACCATATTTTCACAGGCAATAATGTTCAACGGCCGGGTATTGCCGTCGTTATGACGCTTAACCAGCCCCTGAGCGATAGTTCCGGCGATTTTTTCCAGAATCTGCGGCCCCACAGCGGTCGTCACCAGATCGGCCACGGCAATCAGCGCGACGGCATCCTGACTACCGCTGTGAACGGCGCTCACGTTGCTCACGGTATCAACCTGCGTGTTATCGCCGACAATCCGCACCGTATAGCTTGTACGGCTGTTCAGGGCATCCAACAGCGGCTGATTGACATCAGCGAATGTCAGTTCGACGTTGGCATCGGCCAACAATTTCCCAATAAACCCACGGCCAATATTACCCGCACCAAAGTGTAATGCTTTCATGAGACATAACCTTAAAAAAACATAAAAAGAGGCCGCCCGCAGGCGGCCCTAGCCATATTAATTAGGCACTCTTTTTACCGGAGAGTAAGTCGAGTACTTCCTGAACATCTTGGGTCTGTGCCAGACGTTCAATGACGGCATCATCATCCAGCGCGTTGGTCAGACTGGTGATGACCTGAATATGTTCGTTGTTGCGCGCGGCAATACCGATAACCAGACGCGCAACCTCATCTTCTTCATCGCCAAAGCGAACGCCTTCAGGATATTGGCAGAAAACCACACCCGTTTTCAGCACGCGATCTTTCGCTTCAATCGTACCGTGCGGCACGGCAATCGATTCGCCCAAATAGGTGGAGGTCAGCTTTTCACGTTCCAGCATCGCTTCAACATACGCAGGCTCGACATAGCCGCCTTTCACCAGTTGCTCACCGGCGAAACGGATTGCCTGCTCTTTGTCTGTCGCACGCTGATTCAGGAACACATTACCTGCACCCAGTTGGAACAGGTTAGTCTGTGTGTCGGCGACAGCAGGTGCTGGCGTCGCGACAGCTTCAGACTTCACGGCACCCTGTGCTGCGGTAAGACGCGCCACCAGATCGCTATACAGACCGCTATCAAGGAAGTTGGTCAGCGAAATGTGCTGTGCCTGCGGCGCATGACGCATCGCACGTTCGGTCAGATCGCGGTGCGTAATCACCAGATCGACATCGTCCGGCAGACTATTGATCGCGCTGTTAGTCACCGAAATGTTGGCCAGCCCGGCATCCTGAACTTTCTTGCGCAGCACACCAGCACCCATCGCGCTGGAACCCATACCGGCGTCACACGCTACGATGATTTTACGCACGGTGCTCATATCGCCGCTGATACCCGCGTTAGTCGCCGTACCTTTAGAAGAGGCTTTCATTTCCTGCATGCGGCGCGTTGCGTCACTCAGGTCTTCTTCTTTTTGCTTGGTGCTTTTCAGCAGAATCGCCGACACGATGAAGGACACGGCGAAAGCCGCTGCAATAGCTGCGAGGTTAGCGAAGTAAGCGCCTTTTGGCGTCATCGCCAGCACCGCCAGAATGGAGCCTGGAGACGCAGGAGAAACCAAACCGCCGCCCAGCACGCTCAGCGTAAACACGCCGGTCATCCCGCCCAGAATCACCGCAATAATCAGACGCGGATTCATCAGCACATAAGGGAAGTAGATTTCGTGAATCCCGCCCAGGAAGTGGATAATCGCCGCACCCGGTGCTGATTCTTTCGCGTTACCACGACCGAAGAACATGTACGCCATCAGCACGCCCATACCCGGGCCTGGGTTCGCTTCGATCAGGAAGAAAATAGATTTTCCCGTTTCCGTCGCCTGCTGAATGCCCAGCGGTGAGAAGATACCGTGGTTAATGGCGTTGTTCAGGAACAGAATTTTCGCCGGTTCAACGAAGATAGACGTAAACGGCAGCAGGTTGTTCTGCACCATCAGGTTAACGCCGGAAGCCAGCACCTGAGAGAAGACTTCAACCAGCGGACCAATTGCCAAAAACGACAGGATTGCCAACAACATACCGATGATACCGGCAGAGAAGTTGTTGACCAGCATTTCAAAGCCGCTCTTGATTTTACCGTCGACCATGCGGTCAAAACGCTTGATCGTCCAGCCGCCCAACGGGCCCACAATCATGGCGCCGAGGAACATCGGGATATCGGTCCCGACGATCACACCCATCGTCGT
The nucleotide sequence above comes from Pectobacterium brasiliense. Encoded proteins:
- a CDS encoding aldehyde dehydrogenase family protein; amino-acid sequence: MAHDNLEGRSASGEYGSLNLKKRYDNFIGGAWVPPDAGQYFVNLTPVTGQALCEVASSSTRDIDHALDAAHKAKAEWGGLSVQDRALVLNRIADRMEQNLELLAQMETWDNGKPIRETSGADVPLAIDHFRYFAACIRAQEGGISEIDGDTVAYHFHEPLGVVGQIIPWNFPLLMACWKMAPALAAGNCIVLKPAKLTPMSVLILMELIQDLLPPGVINVVNGSGSEIGEYLATSKRVAKVAFTGSTEVGQQIMSYAAQNVTPVTLELGGKSPNIFFADVMDKEDSFFDKVLEGFTLFAFNQGEVCTCPSRALVQESIYDRFMERAIKRVEAIRIGNPLDSKTMMGAQVSAGQLDTILNYIDIGKKEGARVLTGGQRKAMPSGLAEGYYLEPTILFGKNSMRVFQEEIFGPVLAVTTFKTMDDALEIANDTEYGLGAGVWSRNGNIAYRMGRGIQAGRVWTNCYHAYPAHAAFGGYKQSGIGRENHKMMLEHYQQTKCLLVSYSDKPMGLF
- the fdhD gene encoding formate dehydrogenase accessory sulfurtransferase FdhD, translated to MQVFQVEGVHLPADAALEGATQHSVYHPDSLLRPQSDWLAEEVPVALVYNGISHVVMMASPKELEEFALGFSLSEGIIQSPADIYGIDVQAACNGIEVQIELSSRRFAGLKERRRAMDGRTGCGVCGVEQLAEIGKPLAPLPFTQTFSLSKLENALVRLRDVQKIGQVTGCTHAASWVAPDGTLSGGSEDVGRHVALDKLLGTRAKQGWQQGAALVSSRASYEMVQKSAMCGVEILFAVSAATSLAVEVAQRCNLTLVGFCRPGHATIYTHPQRLSA
- the sodA gene encoding superoxide dismutase [Mn], whose translation is MSYSLPSLPYAYDALEPHFDKETMEIHHSKHHQAYVNNANAALESLPELAKLSAEELIAQLDKVPAEKRTALRNNAGGHVNHSLFWKGLKVGTTLTGDLKAAIERDFGSVDAFKEKFEQAAATRFGSGWAWLVLKDDGKLAVVSTANQDSPLMGEAVSGASGYPIVGLDVWEHAYYLKYQNLRPAYAKAFWNVLNWDEAAARFASAKK
- a CDS encoding methyl-accepting chemotaxis protein, which gives rise to MAMNFDNLKVGKKLGLGFFLILLMTMVIAGAGIMHIGSLKDSINKVNLSNDINDEINQAKYYRALYGTTYNPDDIKKNVEHIANVSKLAEKAKEFHWPESDAKKIASIPALITSYQEKQSNYINAVGKKDAVRKSWNISTTEKPLEQLNDQLKTDNNSTTLQLLLSDLNQKLIAVRYHVRGLLLSTNKESEEKLTDAINAAQTSLTFLYQSLSAEQRETLSPVLAIMNNYEEQVLAYMPAYEEEMAQAGQMQVVAGQLNDVVKSLLSDQLAASQEDIRNATLQMSIAALITLLLGLLISWFISRQITTPLGNTLNMAEKIATGDLTMSINTTRKDELGQLMSAMSKMNDNLHNMIDDIRVGVSQISNASSEIVAGNTDLSSRTEQQAAAVEQTAASMEQLTATVKQNADNAHHANKLAISASQTAKQGGEQVNNVVQTMTAIENSSKRIAEITSVINSIAFQTNILALNAAVEAARAGEQGRGFAVVASEVRSLAQRSSQAAKEIEGLISESVTQVSRGATLVGNAGKTMNDIVTSITQVHDIMGEIATASDEQSRGISQVSQAIVEMDSTTQQNAALVEQSSAAADSLEEQARLLKQAVSVFRLANAQHDDTPAGIAFADQTHRLHAPR
- a CDS encoding YibL family ribosome-associated protein, whose translation is MKEQEKAEIKRLSDQLDKLTRKQTTLLEQGDAEAIALNLEACEKLTAEIERLRNVREQKLSKEAQKLANLPFKRAITKKEQADMGTLKKSVRGLVVVHPMTALGREMGLKEMTGFASKPF
- a CDS encoding MltR family transcriptional regulator is translated as MEETQAFENRVLEALNSGKTVRDFMLCAVELLAEAVSILMLQVFRKDDYAVKYAVEPLMTGTGPLGDLSVRLKLIYGLGMISRKEYEDAELLMALGEELAHDDRHYRFTDDEILGPIGELHCVAALPTEPALPPGADAAEPLLVSMQQQRYQQMVRSTLVLSLTTLIAQISLKKAF
- a CDS encoding mannitol-1-phosphate 5-dehydrogenase; this encodes MKALHFGAGNIGRGFIGKLLADANVELTFADVNQPLLDALNSRTSYTVRIVGDNTQVDTVSNVSAVHSGSQDAVALIAVADLVTTAVGPQILEKIAGTIAQGLVKRHNDGNTRPLNIIACENMVRGTSQLKQHVLKLLPEGHQEWVVEHVGFVDSAVDRIVPPSEAGSDDVLAVTVETFSEWIVDKTQFCGEPPAIPGMELTDNLMAFVERKLFTLNTGHAITAYLGQQARHQTIRDAILDPKVRAVVKGAMEESGAVLIKRYGFDAEKHAAYINKILSRFENPHLHDDVERVGRQPLRKLSTGDRLIKPLLGTLEYHFPHDNLITGIAAAMHYRSEQDPQALELAELIRTQGPQAALVQISGLDADSEVVAQAVNVYNAMQ
- a CDS encoding PTS mannitol transporter subunit IICBA, which encodes MLSPDIKIKVQNFGRFLSNMVMPNIGAFIAWGIITALFIPTGWFPNATLAKLVGPMITYLLPLLIGYTGGRLVFGERGGVVGAITTMGVIVGTDIPMFLGAMIVGPLGGWTIKRFDRMVDGKIKSGFEMLVNNFSAGIIGMLLAILSFLAIGPLVEVFSQVLASGVNLMVQNNLLPFTSIFVEPAKILFLNNAINHGIFSPLGIQQATETGKSIFFLIEANPGPGMGVLMAYMFFGRGNAKESAPGAAIIHFLGGIHEIYFPYVLMNPRLIIAVILGGMTGVFTLSVLGGGLVSPASPGSILAVLAMTPKGAYFANLAAIAAAFAVSFIVSAILLKSTKQKEEDLSDATRRMQEMKASSKGTATNAGISGDMSTVRKIIVACDAGMGSSAMGAGVLRKKVQDAGLANISVTNSAINSLPDDVDLVITHRDLTERAMRHAPQAQHISLTNFLDSGLYSDLVARLTAAQGAVKSEAVATPAPAVADTQTNLFQLGAGNVFLNQRATDKEQAIRFAGEQLVKGGYVEPAYVEAMLEREKLTSTYLGESIAVPHGTIEAKDRVLKTGVVFCQYPEGVRFGDEEDEVARLVIGIAARNNEHIQVITSLTNALDDDAVIERLAQTQDVQEVLDLLSGKKSA